In the Scylla paramamosain isolate STU-SP2022 unplaced genomic scaffold, ASM3559412v1 Contig11, whole genome shotgun sequence genome, one interval contains:
- the LOC135097070 gene encoding fibrocystin-like translates to MQPSVTVLGKEGAPISDLGHKSDPWQVTASLSGAPPGAILIGTTTVPYRNSTATFTDLSVSKPGEGYNLSFTITFPSYAPVLTATLVETFSSTQMSAAMVLQQPSIVQARQPIAITVQFVDEDSGLVLDGQAFKGQTFVGELLAKTAEGH, encoded by the exons ATGCAGCCGTCTGTCACTGTACTGGGTAAAGAG GGTGCACCCATCAGTGACCTGGGCCACAAGAGTGATCCCTGGCAGGTCACGGCTAGTTTGTCAGGAGCTCCGCCAGGTGCCATCCTCATTGGCACCACCACAGTTCCCTACAGGAACAGCACTGCCACCTTTACCGACCTGTCTGTCAGCAAGCCCGGGGAAGGGTACAACCTCtctttcaccatcaccttccccAGCTATGCTCCAGTCCTCACTGCCACCCTGGTGGAGACCTTCAG CTCAACACAGATGAGTGCAGCAATGGTCCTGCAGCAGCCCAGCATAGTGCAGGCCAGACAGCCCATCGCCATCACTGTTCAATTTGTTGACGAGGATTCTGGCTTGGTGCTGGATGGCCAGGCCTTCAag ggCCAGACATTTGTGGGTGAACTGCTGGCAAAGACTGCTGAGGGACACTGA